The following coding sequences lie in one Pseudomonas svalbardensis genomic window:
- the hda gene encoding DnaA regulatory inactivator Hda has product MKPIQLPLGVRLRDDATFINYYPGANAAALGYVERLCEADAGWTESLIYLWGKDGVGRTHLLQAACLRFEQLGEPAVYLPLAELLDRGIAILDNLEQYELVCLDDLQAVAGRADWEEALFHLFNRLRDSGRRLLIAASTSPRELPVKLADLKSRLTLALIFQMRPLSDEDKLRALQLRASRRGLHLTDEVGHFILTRGTRSMSALFELLERLDQASLQAQRKLTIPFLKETLGW; this is encoded by the coding sequence ATGAAACCGATTCAGCTGCCCCTAGGTGTGCGTCTGCGTGATGACGCTACCTTTATCAATTACTATCCAGGCGCCAATGCCGCTGCACTCGGCTATGTCGAGCGGCTATGCGAAGCCGACGCCGGCTGGACCGAAAGCCTGATTTATCTCTGGGGCAAGGACGGGGTAGGGCGTACGCATTTGTTGCAGGCGGCCTGCCTGCGCTTTGAACAGCTGGGGGAGCCGGCGGTGTATTTGCCGTTGGCCGAACTGCTTGATCGCGGCATCGCCATCCTCGACAACCTCGAACAGTACGAACTGGTCTGCCTGGATGATTTGCAGGCGGTGGCCGGTCGGGCGGATTGGGAAGAGGCGCTGTTCCATCTGTTCAATCGTCTGCGTGACAGCGGTCGACGCCTGTTGATCGCCGCTTCGACATCCCCGCGTGAGCTGCCGGTGAAGCTGGCGGACCTCAAATCCCGTCTGACGTTGGCGCTGATCTTTCAGATGCGTCCGCTCTCCGACGAAGACAAATTGCGTGCCTTGCAACTGCGGGCATCTCGTCGTGGATTGCACCTGACCGATGAAGTCGGGCATTTTATTTTGACCCGCGGTACGCGCAGCATGAGTGCACTTTTCGAGCTGCTTGAGCGTCTCGATCAGGCCTCCCTTCAAGCTCAGCGCAAGCTGACAATTCCGTTCCTGAAAGAAACGTTAGGCTGGTAA
- a CDS encoding C40 family peptidase, producing the protein MLNRFAPLVPLALVTLLFGCAAHSPVSQQEQQQQVKNSATAQSSALYQQALFQEEAATEKELADFAGGKSYQLPVLADSILERGMSLIGTRYRFGGTSEAGFDCSGFIGYLFREEAGLNLPRSTREMINVDAPLVSRSKLEPGDLLFFATNGRRGRVSHAGIYLGDNQFIHSSSRKSGGVRIDSLGDSYWSKTFIEAKRALAMAPTAAPTIVTARK; encoded by the coding sequence ATGCTAAATCGCTTTGCACCCCTCGTGCCCCTCGCACTCGTCACCCTGTTGTTCGGTTGCGCTGCTCACTCCCCAGTGTCCCAGCAAGAGCAACAACAGCAGGTTAAGAATTCTGCTACCGCCCAATCTTCCGCTCTTTATCAGCAAGCTCTTTTCCAGGAAGAGGCGGCCACCGAAAAAGAACTGGCAGACTTCGCCGGCGGCAAGTCGTACCAGCTTCCCGTTCTTGCTGACAGCATCCTCGAACGCGGCATGTCCCTGATAGGTACCCGTTACCGTTTCGGCGGCACCTCCGAAGCTGGCTTTGATTGCAGCGGCTTCATCGGTTACCTGTTTCGTGAAGAAGCCGGCCTGAACCTGCCACGCTCCACTCGCGAAATGATCAACGTCGACGCTCCGCTGGTTTCTCGCAGCAAACTGGAGCCGGGCGACTTGCTGTTTTTCGCCACCAATGGCCGTCGCGGCCGCGTCAGTCACGCCGGGATCTACCTGGGTGACAACCAGTTCATCCATTCCAGCAGCCGTAAAAGCGGTGGTGTCCGGATCGATAGCCTGGGCGACAGCTACTGGAGCAAAACCTTCATCGAAGCCAAGCGCGCACTGGCGATGGCACCGACTGCGGCCCCGACGATCGTCACGGCTCGCAAGTAA
- a CDS encoding trans-sulfuration enzyme family protein, translating into MSQHDENAVPRAFATRVIHAGQTPDPSTGALMPPIYANSTYLQQSPGVHKGFDYGRSHNPTRFALERCVADLEGGTQAFAFASGLATISTVLELLDADSHIVSGNDLYGGTFRLFDKVRRRSAGHRFSFVDLTDVSAFEAALQDDTRMVMVETPSNPLLRLTDLVAIARICRQRGIICVADNTFASPWIQRPLELGFDIVLHSTTKYLNGHSDVIGGIAVVGQNADLAERLGFLQNAVGAIAGPFDAFLTLRGVKTLALRMERHCNNALDLAQWLERQPQVARVYYPGLPSHPQHELAQRQMRGFGGMISLDLNTDLAGATRFLESVRIFALAESLGGVESLIEHPAIMTHASIPADTRAQLGIGDALVRLSVGVEDVEDLRADLAQALARI; encoded by the coding sequence ATGAGTCAACACGATGAAAACGCTGTGCCACGCGCCTTCGCCACCCGTGTGATCCATGCCGGGCAAACGCCCGACCCTTCCACCGGCGCGCTGATGCCGCCGATTTATGCCAACTCCACCTATTTGCAGCAGAGCCCCGGAGTGCACAAAGGCTTCGACTACGGGCGCTCGCACAACCCGACGCGCTTTGCGCTGGAGCGTTGCGTTGCGGACCTTGAAGGCGGCACCCAGGCCTTCGCGTTCGCCTCCGGGCTGGCGACGATTTCCACCGTGCTCGAATTGCTCGATGCTGATTCGCACATCGTCTCTGGCAATGACCTGTACGGCGGTACTTTCCGCCTGTTCGATAAAGTGCGCCGGCGCAGCGCCGGGCATCGCTTCAGCTTCGTCGACCTGACTGATGTGTCGGCCTTCGAAGCGGCGCTGCAGGACGACACGCGGATGGTCATGGTCGAGACGCCGAGCAATCCTTTGCTGCGCCTCACTGACCTCGTTGCCATCGCCCGCATCTGCCGCCAGCGAGGCATCATTTGTGTGGCCGACAACACCTTTGCCAGCCCATGGATACAGCGCCCGCTGGAGCTGGGCTTCGACATCGTGCTGCACTCGACCACCAAATACCTGAACGGCCACTCCGATGTGATCGGCGGCATCGCGGTGGTCGGACAAAACGCAGACCTGGCGGAGCGTCTGGGCTTCCTGCAGAACGCGGTGGGCGCGATCGCCGGGCCTTTCGACGCTTTCCTCACCCTGCGCGGCGTTAAGACCCTGGCGCTGCGCATGGAACGCCACTGCAACAACGCGCTGGACCTGGCGCAATGGCTGGAGCGTCAACCGCAGGTGGCGCGCGTCTATTATCCGGGGCTGCCGTCGCACCCGCAGCATGAACTGGCGCAGCGGCAGATGCGCGGTTTCGGCGGGATGATATCCCTCGACCTGAACACCGACCTGGCCGGTGCCACGCGTTTCCTCGAGAGTGTACGGATCTTTGCCTTGGCCGAGAGCCTGGGCGGTGTGGAAAGCCTGATCGAGCACCCGGCGATCATGACCCACGCCAGCATCCCCGCGGATACTCGTGCGCAACTCGGCATCGGTGATGCGTTGGTGCGGTTGTCCGTGGGGGTCGAGGATGTCGAAGACCTGCGCGCCGACCTGGCACAGGCGCTGGCGCGGATCTGA
- a CDS encoding pyridoxal-phosphate dependent enzyme codes for MPTDSRPAVLELIGNTPLVRVSRFDTGPCTLFLKLESQNPGGSIKDRIGLAMIDAAERDGRLRPGGTIVEATAGNTGLGLALVGRAKGYRVVLVVPDKMSTEKVLHLKAMGAEVHITRSDVGKGHPDYYQDVAARLALEIPDAFFADQFNNPANPLAHECSTAPEIWAQTQHDLDAIVVGVGSAGTLTGLTRFFRRVQPELVMVLADPVGSVMAEYSRSGTMSTPGSWAVEGIGEDFIPSIADLSSVRHAYSISDEESFDHARQLLRAEGILGGSSTGTLLAAALRYCREQTEPKRVVSFVCDTGTRYLSKVYNDQWMNDQGLLQYKHYGDLRDLISRRFEDGRVISVGPDDTLLTAFQRMRLADVSQLPVLEGGQRLVGVIDESDILLGMQEDASHFRASVASAMTDQLQTLPPSASLAELRAELDRGLVAIIADASGFYGLITRVDMLIHLRRSLT; via the coding sequence ATGCCCACCGACTCCCGACCCGCCGTACTCGAACTGATCGGCAATACGCCGCTGGTGCGCGTCAGCCGTTTCGATACCGGCCCGTGCACGCTGTTCCTCAAACTCGAATCGCAGAACCCCGGCGGTTCGATCAAAGATCGCATCGGCCTGGCGATGATCGACGCCGCCGAGCGCGATGGCCGCTTGCGTCCCGGCGGCACCATCGTTGAGGCGACCGCCGGCAACACCGGCCTTGGCCTGGCCCTGGTCGGCCGTGCCAAGGGTTACCGAGTGGTGTTGGTGGTGCCGGACAAGATGTCCACCGAGAAGGTTTTGCACCTCAAGGCGATGGGCGCCGAGGTGCACATTACCCGCTCCGACGTCGGCAAGGGCCATCCCGATTACTACCAGGACGTTGCGGCGCGGCTGGCGCTGGAAATTCCCGACGCTTTCTTCGCCGATCAATTCAACAACCCGGCCAACCCGCTGGCCCACGAATGCAGCACCGCGCCGGAGATCTGGGCGCAGACTCAGCATGATCTGGACGCCATCGTCGTCGGCGTTGGCTCGGCCGGTACGCTGACCGGGCTGACCCGTTTCTTTCGCCGCGTGCAGCCGGAATTGGTCATGGTGCTGGCCGATCCGGTCGGCTCGGTGATGGCCGAATACAGCCGCAGCGGCACCATGAGCACGCCCGGCTCCTGGGCGGTGGAGGGCATCGGCGAGGACTTCATTCCGTCGATTGCCGACCTGTCCAGCGTGCGCCACGCGTATTCGATCAGCGATGAGGAAAGCTTCGATCATGCCCGCCAACTGCTGCGCGCCGAAGGCATTCTCGGCGGTTCCTCGACGGGCACACTGCTGGCGGCGGCGCTGCGTTACTGCCGCGAGCAAACCGAGCCGAAGCGGGTCGTCAGCTTCGTCTGCGACACCGGCACACGCTACCTGTCAAAGGTCTATAACGACCAGTGGATGAACGATCAGGGCCTGCTGCAGTACAAACATTACGGCGATCTGCGCGACCTGATCTCACGGCGCTTTGAGGATGGCCGGGTGATCAGCGTGGGCCCGGACGATACGCTGCTCACCGCGTTCCAGCGCATGCGCCTGGCTGATGTGTCGCAACTGCCGGTGCTGGAGGGCGGGCAGCGGCTGGTCGGCGTGATCGACGAGTCCGACATTCTGCTTGGCATGCAAGAAGATGCTTCGCACTTTCGCGCGAGCGTGGCCAGCGCGATGACCGATCAGCTGCAAACCCTGCCTCCAAGCGCCAGTCTGGCGGAACTACGGGCGGAGCTCGACCGTGGGCTGGTGGCGATCATCGCCGACGCTTCGGGCTTCTACGGCTTGATTACTCGAGTCGACATGCTCATTCACCTACGGAGATCGCTTACATGA
- a CDS encoding DUF3108 domain-containing protein, producing MRRALLFACALLALPFAQAAELQPFSASYTADWKQLPMSGTAERSLTKQANGAWKLSFKASMMIASLTEESTLTLDKDTLLPQSYHFERGGLGKAKKADLDFDWTNKMVTGTDRGDPVKIPLNRGMVDKSTYQLALQHDVAAGKKSMSYQVVDDGEVDTYDFRVLGSEKVDTKAGQIEAIKVERVRDPTQSKRITVLWFAKDWDYLLVRLQQVETDGKEYNIMLLDGTVNGKAVKGN from the coding sequence ATGCGTCGCGCCCTGCTCTTCGCTTGCGCTCTGCTCGCACTGCCATTTGCGCAGGCTGCAGAACTTCAACCTTTCTCCGCCAGCTACACCGCTGACTGGAAGCAGTTGCCCATGAGCGGCACCGCTGAACGCAGCCTGACCAAGCAAGCCAACGGCGCCTGGAAGCTCAGCTTCAAGGCCTCGATGATGATCGCCAGCCTGACCGAAGAAAGCACCCTGACCCTGGACAAGGACACCCTGCTGCCGCAGTCCTACCACTTCGAACGTGGCGGCCTGGGCAAAGCCAAGAAGGCTGACCTGGATTTTGACTGGACCAACAAAATGGTCACCGGCACCGATCGCGGTGACCCGGTCAAGATCCCGCTCAACCGCGGCATGGTCGACAAATCCACTTATCAGCTCGCCCTGCAGCACGACGTGGCCGCTGGCAAGAAAAGCATGAGCTATCAAGTCGTCGACGATGGTGAAGTCGATACCTATGATTTCCGCGTGCTGGGTTCGGAAAAGGTCGACACCAAAGCTGGCCAGATCGAAGCAATCAAGGTCGAGCGCGTGCGCGACCCGACACAAAGCAAGCGCATCACCGTCCTGTGGTTCGCCAAAGACTGGGATTACCTGCTGGTTCGTCTGCAACAGGTTGAAACCGACGGCAAGGAGTACAACATCATGCTCCTCGACGGTACGGTCAACGGCAAGGCTGTCAAAGGCAACTGA
- a CDS encoding class I SAM-dependent methyltransferase, whose translation MTARTLNLDDSLYQYLLDVSLRETPLLKRLRDETQALPMARWQVAPEQGQFLALLVKLTGAKRLLEIGTFTGYSALCMAAALPDDGSLICCDIPGDYNAIARCYWQEAGLAERIDLRLAPALETLAQLDQQVPFDLIFIDADKANYPRYLEHALRLLRIGGLAVFDNTLWSGRVLEDNPESEDTRAIQALNRALKDDPRVDLSLLPLGDGLTLCRKR comes from the coding sequence ATGACCGCTCGCACCCTCAATCTCGACGATTCTCTGTATCAATACCTGCTCGACGTTTCATTGCGCGAAACGCCGTTGCTCAAGCGTTTGCGTGACGAAACCCAGGCGCTGCCCATGGCTCGCTGGCAGGTGGCGCCGGAGCAGGGGCAATTCCTCGCGCTATTGGTGAAACTCACCGGTGCCAAGCGTCTGCTGGAAATCGGCACCTTCACCGGTTACAGCGCGTTGTGCATGGCGGCTGCATTGCCGGATGACGGTTCGCTGATCTGCTGTGACATACCCGGCGACTACAACGCCATCGCGCGCTGTTACTGGCAGGAGGCGGGTCTTGCCGAGCGGATCGATCTGCGTCTGGCGCCCGCGCTGGAAACCCTGGCTCAGCTGGATCAGCAAGTGCCATTCGACCTGATCTTCATCGATGCCGACAAAGCCAACTACCCACGCTATCTGGAGCACGCATTACGTCTGCTGCGCATCGGCGGTCTGGCGGTGTTTGATAACACGCTGTGGAGTGGCCGGGTGCTTGAGGACAATCCCGAGAGCGAAGACACCCGAGCCATCCAGGCGCTCAATCGCGCCTTGAAGGATGACCCGCGTGTGGATCTGTCGCTGTTGCCATTGGGCGATGGATTGACACTGTGCCGCAAGCGTTAG
- a CDS encoding DUF2066 domain-containing protein — protein MRFFSRFLFAGCLSLVSLASHAETVKSLYQVRQPVSGQTPEVRDQATQQALDTLVLRLTGDPKAAQSPGLAALRKDPQQIISQYGFDAGPPEVLKVDFDPATTEQALRRAGLSLWGANRPSILGWWLNDSTEGSSLVGDGQASAAPLRRAAQHRGLPLRLPLADLSEQIVATAPNLEGTDATPLRGASERYNADALLAVHAREEGGQWQAKWQLWLGNKKEAGSVQGADQAAVADAVMLAVSQRLAPRFVVKPGASGEQLLEVQGVNLERYAALGRLLEPFGARLQSVDGDRILYRVNGSAEQLRAQLSLAKLQEVPAGEAPAPVAPAQPAEGSAPVVAPTPAPVPQLRFRW, from the coding sequence ATGCGCTTTTTTTCTAGATTTTTGTTTGCGGGCTGTTTGTCATTGGTCAGCCTGGCGAGTCATGCCGAAACCGTCAAAAGCCTGTATCAGGTGCGTCAGCCTGTCAGTGGTCAAACCCCGGAAGTGCGCGATCAAGCGACCCAGCAAGCGCTGGATACGTTGGTGTTGCGTCTGACCGGCGATCCCAAGGCTGCGCAAAGTCCGGGGTTGGCGGCACTGCGCAAGGACCCGCAGCAAATCATCAGTCAGTACGGCTTTGACGCTGGCCCGCCGGAAGTGCTGAAGGTCGATTTTGACCCGGCCACCACCGAGCAAGCGTTACGCCGTGCCGGGCTGTCGTTGTGGGGGGCGAACCGGCCTTCGATCCTCGGCTGGTGGTTGAACGATTCCACCGAGGGTTCGAGTCTGGTCGGCGATGGGCAGGCCAGTGCTGCACCGCTGCGTCGAGCAGCGCAACACCGTGGTTTGCCGCTGCGCCTGCCGCTGGCGGATCTGAGTGAGCAGATTGTCGCCACGGCACCGAATCTGGAAGGTACGGACGCGACGCCACTGCGCGGCGCATCGGAGCGTTACAACGCTGACGCCTTGCTCGCGGTGCATGCCCGTGAAGAGGGCGGACAGTGGCAGGCCAAGTGGCAGTTGTGGCTGGGCAACAAGAAGGAGGCGGGCAGTGTTCAGGGCGCGGATCAGGCTGCTGTGGCTGATGCGGTGATGCTGGCGGTCAGTCAACGGCTGGCGCCTCGTTTTGTGGTCAAGCCAGGTGCTTCGGGTGAACAATTGCTCGAAGTGCAGGGCGTGAACCTGGAGCGTTACGCGGCACTTGGGCGCTTGCTGGAGCCGTTTGGTGCGCGTCTGCAAAGTGTCGACGGCGACCGGATTCTCTACCGGGTCAATGGCAGCGCCGAGCAACTGAGGGCGCAATTGTCGTTGGCGAAGTTGCAGGAAGTTCCAGCCGGTGAAGCGCCGGCGCCAGTAGCACCGGCTCAGCCGGCCGAGGGTTCGGCGCCGGTAGTAGCGCCGACTCCGGCACCTGTGCCGCAGTTGCGATTCCGTTGGTAA
- the purM gene encoding phosphoribosylformylglycinamidine cyclo-ligase codes for MSKQPSLSYKDAGVDIDAGEALVERIKSVAKRTARPEVMGGLGGFGALCEIPAGYKQPVLVSGTDGVGTKLRLALNLNKHDSIGIDLVAMCVNDLVVCGAEPLFFLDYYATGKLNVETATQVVTGIGAGCELSGCSLVGGETAEMPGMYEGEDYDLAGFCVGVVEKSEIIDGSKVAAGDALLALPSSGPHSNGYSLIRKIIEVSGADIENIQLDGQPLTDLLMAPTRIYVKPLLKLIKETGAVKAMAHITGGGLLDNIPRVLPKGAQAVVDVASWTRPAVFDWLQEKGNVDENEMHRVLNCGVGMVICVAQEHVETALNVLREAGEQPWVIGQISTAAEGAASVELKNLKAH; via the coding sequence ATGAGCAAGCAACCCTCCCTGAGCTACAAGGACGCCGGTGTAGACATCGACGCCGGTGAAGCATTGGTCGAACGCATCAAGAGCGTCGCCAAGCGCACTGCGCGCCCGGAAGTCATGGGCGGCCTGGGCGGTTTCGGCGCCCTCTGCGAAATCCCGGCCGGCTACAAGCAGCCAGTACTGGTTTCCGGCACTGACGGCGTCGGCACCAAGCTGCGCCTGGCACTGAACCTGAACAAGCACGACAGCATCGGCATCGACCTGGTTGCCATGTGCGTGAACGACCTGGTGGTCTGCGGCGCCGAGCCGCTGTTCTTCCTCGACTACTACGCTACCGGCAAACTCAACGTCGAAACCGCGACACAAGTCGTGACCGGCATTGGCGCTGGCTGTGAATTGTCCGGCTGCTCCCTGGTTGGCGGCGAAACCGCTGAAATGCCTGGCATGTACGAAGGCGAAGACTACGACCTGGCCGGCTTCTGCGTCGGCGTCGTGGAAAAATCCGAAATCATCGACGGTTCCAAAGTCGCTGCCGGCGATGCCCTGCTCGCCCTGCCGTCTTCCGGCCCGCACTCCAACGGCTACTCGCTGATCCGCAAGATCATCGAAGTGTCCGGTGCCGACATCGAGAACATCCAGCTCGACGGCCAACCGCTGACCGACCTGTTGATGGCCCCGACCCGTATCTACGTGAAGCCGCTGCTCAAGCTGATCAAGGAAACCGGCGCGGTCAAAGCCATGGCCCACATCACCGGTGGTGGCCTGCTGGACAACATCCCGCGCGTTCTGCCAAAAGGCGCACAAGCCGTGGTTGACGTCGCGAGCTGGACCCGACCTGCCGTGTTCGACTGGCTGCAAGAGAAAGGCAACGTCGACGAAAACGAAATGCACCGCGTGTTGAACTGCGGCGTCGGCATGGTCATCTGCGTCGCTCAAGAGCACGTAGAAACCGCGCTGAACGTCCTGCGTGAAGCCGGCGAGCAGCCTTGGGTCATCGGTCAGATCTCCACCGCTGCCGAAGGCGCGGCCTCGGTTGAACTGAAGAACCTCAAGGCACACTGA
- a CDS encoding C40 family peptidase, with product MSTSARLAIMFFAALLSACASRTPPPAPVVRAPIIFSSSQAFSPEAEDVLFRALGLVGTPYRWGGNTPDSGFDCSGLIGYVYRDVAGISLPRTTREMISMQAASVGKEGLQTGDLIFFATNGGSQVSHAGIYVGEGRFVHAPATGGTVKLDSLSKAYWQKAYLSAKRVLQPEHLARNP from the coding sequence ATGTCGACGTCGGCCCGCCTCGCAATCATGTTCTTCGCAGCGCTGCTCAGCGCCTGCGCCAGCCGTACACCGCCTCCTGCGCCGGTGGTTCGCGCTCCCATTATTTTCAGTTCCTCCCAAGCATTCTCCCCTGAGGCAGAAGACGTATTGTTCCGCGCGCTCGGCCTGGTGGGCACGCCGTATCGTTGGGGTGGCAACACGCCGGATTCGGGTTTCGATTGCAGCGGGCTGATCGGTTATGTCTATCGTGACGTCGCCGGCATTTCTCTGCCGCGTACCACGCGCGAGATGATCAGCATGCAGGCGGCCAGCGTGGGCAAGGAAGGCCTGCAAACCGGTGACCTGATCTTCTTCGCCACCAATGGCGGTTCTCAGGTCAGTCACGCCGGGATCTACGTCGGCGAAGGTCGCTTCGTCCATGCGCCGGCCACCGGCGGCACGGTGAAGCTCGACAGCTTGTCCAAAGCTTACTGGCAGAAAGCCTATCTGAGTGCCAAGCGCGTCTTGCAACCTGAGCACTTGGCACGCAACCCATAA
- the purN gene encoding phosphoribosylglycinamide formyltransferase, translating into MSQTCDVVVLLSGTGSNLQALIDSTRTGDSPARIAAVISNRADAYGLQRARDAGIDTRTLDHKAFEGREAFDAALIEQIDAFNPKLVVLAGFMRILSADFVRHYAGRLLNIHPSLLPKYKGLHTHQRALEAGDTEHGCSVHFVTEELDGGPLVVQAVIPVELHDSPQSLAQRVHTQEHLIYPLAVRWFAEGRLSLGEQGALLDGKLLAASGHLIRT; encoded by the coding sequence ATGTCCCAGACCTGTGATGTGGTGGTGCTGTTGTCCGGCACCGGCAGTAACTTGCAGGCCTTGATCGACAGCACGCGGACCGGCGACAGCCCGGCCCGCATCGCTGCGGTGATTTCCAACCGCGCCGACGCCTACGGCCTGCAACGCGCCAGGGACGCGGGTATCGACACCCGCACCCTGGATCACAAGGCTTTCGAAGGCCGCGAGGCCTTCGATGCCGCGCTGATCGAACAGATCGACGCGTTCAACCCCAAACTCGTGGTACTGGCCGGCTTCATGCGCATTCTCAGCGCTGACTTCGTGCGCCACTACGCGGGTCGCCTGCTCAACATCCATCCCTCGCTGCTACCCAAATACAAAGGGTTACACACGCATCAGCGCGCGCTGGAGGCCGGCGACACCGAGCACGGCTGCTCAGTGCACTTCGTCACCGAGGAACTCGATGGCGGACCACTGGTCGTACAGGCAGTAATACCGGTAGAGTTGCACGATTCGCCGCAGAGTCTGGCGCAGCGAGTCCATACCCAGGAACACCTGATCTACCCGTTGGCTGTACGCTGGTTTGCCGAAGGTCGTTTATCACTCGGCGAGCAAGGTGCTTTACTGGATGGAAAGTTACTCGCGGCCAGCGGCCACTTGATTCGAACCTAG
- a CDS encoding AI-2E family transporter, with product MADTRRWFWLGGVLLLCVFVWLLHPILTPFLVALLLAYLFDPLVDRLEKAGLSRTWGVVAVFALFTLIFTTLLLVLIPMLAKQLFRLYELTPQMLDWLQHTALPWAQSKFGLSDNFWKFDKLKAAISEHMGQTTDIVGVVLSQATASGLALIGLLANLVLIPVVVFYLLRDWDLMMAKIRSLLPRDREERVVTLAGECHEVLGAFVRGQLLVMVALGVIYAAGLMLVGLELGLLIGLIAGLAAIVPYMGFVIGIGAALIAGLFQFGGDLYPMFGIVAVFMVGQALEGMVLTPLLVGDKIGLHPVAVIFAILAGGELFGFTGVLLALPVAAVIMVLVRHMHDLYKDSGMYSGVDEPEI from the coding sequence ATGGCCGATACGCGGCGTTGGTTCTGGTTGGGTGGGGTGCTTCTGCTCTGCGTGTTTGTCTGGTTGTTGCATCCGATTCTGACCCCGTTCCTGGTCGCGTTGCTGCTGGCCTATCTGTTCGATCCGCTGGTGGATCGGCTGGAGAAGGCCGGCCTGTCTCGGACCTGGGGCGTGGTGGCGGTGTTTGCGCTGTTCACCCTGATCTTCACGACCTTGCTGCTGGTGTTGATACCGATGCTCGCCAAGCAGCTGTTTCGTTTGTACGAACTGACGCCGCAGATGCTCGATTGGTTGCAGCACACCGCACTGCCGTGGGCGCAATCGAAATTTGGACTGTCGGATAATTTCTGGAAGTTCGACAAGCTCAAGGCTGCGATCAGTGAGCACATGGGCCAAACCACTGACATTGTCGGTGTTGTGCTGAGTCAGGCAACGGCCTCCGGCCTCGCATTGATTGGCTTGCTGGCGAATCTGGTGCTGATCCCGGTGGTGGTCTTCTATTTGCTGCGGGACTGGGACCTGATGATGGCCAAGATCCGCAGCCTGCTGCCCCGTGATCGCGAAGAGCGTGTCGTGACCCTGGCAGGTGAATGCCATGAAGTGCTGGGTGCATTCGTGCGCGGGCAGTTGCTGGTCATGGTGGCATTGGGCGTGATCTACGCGGCCGGCCTGATGTTGGTAGGGCTGGAGCTAGGGCTGTTGATCGGGTTGATTGCCGGTCTGGCGGCGATCGTGCCGTACATGGGGTTTGTCATCGGGATCGGCGCGGCCTTGATTGCCGGTCTGTTCCAGTTCGGCGGCGATCTGTATCCCATGTTCGGTATCGTCGCGGTGTTCATGGTGGGGCAGGCGCTGGAAGGCATGGTGCTGACGCCATTGTTGGTGGGGGACAAGATCGGTCTACACCCGGTGGCGGTGATCTTCGCGATTCTGGCAGGGGGCGAACTGTTCGGATTTACCGGTGTGCTGCTGGCATTGCCAGTGGCGGCGGTGATCATGGTGCTGGTTCGCCATATGCATGATTTGTATAAAGATTCGGGTATGTACAGCGGGGTTGATGAGCCCGAGATTTAA